The Desulfovibrio fairfieldensis sequence TGCCTTGCATGGCAATAACATCATCTACATAGGTGAAGGCTGCTTTGTAATTAATATTGGTCACGCTCTGGCTTTCACTGGTGGTCTTAGTCTGATCGCGGTTCAGACCGTCCAAGGACTGGCTGGGATTGTTTCTCACAATAATTTCACCCTTACCGATAGTGACATAGGCAGTGACAATAATATAAATTATCTGTTTTTTCTTTCTTGAAAATTATCTCTCCCCTATAAAACGGGCAAGGCCTCCCGGCGAAGGGAGGCCTTGCTCATTTGCGCACTATTTGTGGACCAACTCGCTGATCTTTTCTACAAGGCATTCCCTGATCTTCCCCTTGCTGTCCGTGGTAAAATTCAGCGCAATGGCAAAGCGTTCCGTAATCAACATGAACGTGTCGCCATAGTAGTAATAAATCTGGGCATAACGCATATCTCCATCTTGCAACTGTTTGACAACGAAAGCTCTCTCTTTATCAAATGCCGGATCGGTTATGGCCGTGCCGACATCTTTTTGCCCCAGGCAACGTGAAATCTCCGTGGCCGCCTGTTCCGGGCTTATCTCACTCTGCGGCGCATCCTGTGGAGCCCAAGCCACAGCAAACAATTTATTGTCCACAGTCTTTCCGCCACATGCAGCAAGGAGACAGCAAAGTGCTATGCTGAAAAAAATTTTCATCTTTTTTCCCTGGATCATCTATCTTAAACATATAGTTTCTTTCAAACTACAACTTCAATACGCATACCCCATTGTCCTCTGTGCCTTACATCCGTATACAACACCCTGTGAATTATATTTTATATTAAAGACTGCAATCCATGGAATATTATTTCCACCTCCATCGTCTAATTCATATTCATAATAATATGCACACATTGTTTTTCCATCTTCTATTGATTTACAAGTTTGTAGTTTTCTTCCATCCATATTATGAATTGAAAATCCGATATAATATCCATCCCGACAACGTTTCCATTCTGTGAGTGCCCGTATATCTCTTTCACCATACATACCTCTTGTTTCTGGAGGAAACCAAATTTTTGTAAAGTCTTGTTGGGTAACGCTTCCTATGCTGCGGCAACCGCAAAGCAAAGCAAAGCAAAATGGTGTCAAAAACATGCGCATGTCTAGCCTCCCTTGCCCTGCTGTTGCGGATTATTGCCAATAGGCGGCGTTGGTTGGGAAGGCTCCAACTGTTCCTTTTTTCCACTCAGTTTATCCCAAAGCTGGCTGAAAGAAGTTTTTAGGCCAGTAAAGGCATTCTGGACGTTCACCCACTGGTTCCCCAAAAAATTCTTGGGATCCTCCCACATTTCATTGGCATCCTTCAGGGCATAGGGAATGCCTTGCATGGCAATAACATCATCTACATAGGTGAAGGCTGCTTTGTAATTAATATTGGTCACGCTCTGGCTTTCACTGGTGGTCTTGTTCTGATCGCGGTTCAGTCCACCCAGAGATTGGCCGGGATTGTCACGCACAATGATTTCACCCTTGCCGATGGTGGCATAGGCGATCTGAGTTTTCTCCGTGCTCTGGTGGCTGTATGCACCAGGCGAGAACATGAGTTTTTCTTTTACCTTTTTCCAGCCACTTTGCAACGCATCTTGACCATTTAATATTCCATCTACCCATGCAAAATGCGGAATTTCTATCTTACCATCATTACTTTCTGAATTTTTTTGCGGATTCAAAGTTGCAGATCCATCTTCCTTTCCTACATCTTCAGATTGTCCATTCTTTTCATTCCACTTGAACTGGTTCACCCAATTGACCCCCCACGAGGTGTTGGACGAATTATCCACACCGTGGAGGTTCTCATAACTCAGGGTACCGGTATCCAACTTGAGGTTGTCATTAAGCGCGGCAATGATGGCGCCCGCCACATGGGTATTTTTTTCCGTGCGGATAGTTACGCTGTCCGTGCCCAGAATGGAGGACTGCTCCGTGACCCAACGCTTTTCGGCGCTGCCGTTGCCGACAGTGAGTCCGGCTTTGGGGGTGATGGATTTGGCCGCATCGGCGGCATTGGAAAGGCCGGGCAGCTCCAGATCGGCCCCATAGCCAACAGTAGCCCCGGCGCTGACAGTAAACTGGCCGGACGAGCCTTCGCCGGTGTCCTGCTTACTGGCCACTGTGAGATTGCGGCCCACGGTCATGTCCACGTCCTTGCCCGTAAGATTGCCCCCGGCCACAGTGGTGTCCTGACCGGAGACCGTCGTCAGCTTTTCCCCGGCGGTCACCTTGGCGTTGTGATAGAACGTTCCCTCATTGTCGCTCCAGCCCATGCCCAACTGGCCGTCGGCACTGAGACCAAAAGCCGGGCCGTTTTTACTGACGGTGGCTTTCAGCCCCACGCTCGCGCCCCAGGAGCTGTTCTGGGAGTCACTGTCCGCCGTGGAGACGGCGGCGTGGATATTCAGATCTCGCCCGGCGACCAAGGTCATGTCCTTGCCCGCCTGGGCCTGGGTACCCTGCATGGTCAGGTCCTGCCCGGCGGTGAGGTTCATATCCTGTCCGGCGGCAAGTTCTGTCGGCACTGCTGTAGTGGCATGGCTTTCGCTGCTGCTCTGGCTGGCATTCACACCCAGCGTCAGACTGGCGGAAGTGCTGGAGTTGGTCAGAGTCTGGCCCACCCCGTTGACGGCCTTGAAGCCGCTCTGCGCCGAATCCAAAAGGCCGTTAGCCTCTACGGCGGTCTTGGCATTCTGGTAGACCTGCTGTGCGTTGCTGGTCAGATTCTGTTCCAGGGTCAGGCTCAGGCCCGCGCGCAGTGTTTTTTCATAGGCGCTGGCGCTGGCCGTGTCCGTGGCTTGGAGGAGGTTGATATCCTTGCCCGCGGCCATGTTCAAATCCTGGGCCGCGGCCAGCCGGGAACCGGACATATTGACGTTTTGCCCGGCATTGACCGTGATGTTGTTATTGGCCGTAACCTGGCTGGCCGCGTTTTGCGTGTTGGCCTTGGCGTTGCCCTTGGCCGTTTCCTGATAACCCATGAAGAAGCTGGTCTTGTCCAGGCCCAGGATGCCTTCCACGCCGAAGCCGGAGGCAAATTTCTCCTTGCTGTGGGAGGAGGTGTTGGCGCCGCCGAGAATGTTGGCATCCCGTCCGGCATTGATGGTCACGTTATTGCCCGCGCTGAGGCTGGAACCCACAATGGCCGCGTCGCGCGAGGCCGTGAGCGTGATGTCCTGTCCGGCGGCCAGTGCCGAGCCCTTGCTGGTGCTGCCCGCGCTTTGCTCCTTTTTGCCCTCGGTGCCGTAGAAGCTCGTAAAGGAGCCGCCCCCGCCCAGGCCGAAGCCGGTCTGCTTTTTGTAATACCAGGACGTGGACTGGTTTTTGCCGTCCACAACGGCCACGTCGCCGTCGCGGGCCGTGAGGTTGATATTGTCCACGGCGGCCAGGTTGGAGGCCGTGACGCTGACGCTCTTGCCCGCGTCCAGGGTGACATTCCGGCCGATGAGGTTGGATTCCACCTGAGTCACAGTGGCCTTACCTTCCTTTTTGGACGAGGAACTCAGTCCCAGCGCGCCGGTGGAGGATTTGGAATAACTGTAAAAGTAGGTGTCCTGGGCCGAGGCCACGTTGACGTTGCCGCTGGCGGCCACGGTAAGGTCCTTGACGCTGGCCAGGTTGGAGCCCACCACCGAGGCATGGCCGGTCTGCGCGGGCGCGCCGGAAATGGAAGCCCCGGCCAGGAGATTCAGGTTGCCGCCCGCCGTGACCGTGGCGGCTTTGCTGGTAACGCGTTCCTCATTGCGGCGCGAGGAGGATGAGCCCAGCAGGCCGTTGGAGCTGGAACCCCGGATTTCCTGCTTGAAAACGTCCTGCACCGCCGTGACCGAGAGGTTGCGCCCGGCGGCCAGGGTGGCGTCGCCCCCGGCGGCCACGCCGGAGCCCGCCACGGTGAGGTCGTTTCCGGCGGTCATTTGCAGATTGCCGCCCACGACCACGCTGGAGCCGTGGTGGGTGGTGATGTCTTCATCCAGGTGATAGCCGTGGAAGGAAGAGCCAGTGGTCACGGTGGTCACGTTCACGTCGCGGCCCGCGCTGACCCGGGCGTCGCCTCCGGCGGCCAGTTGGGAACCGGCCAGGGTCACGTCGCGCCCGGCGAGCATCTGCAGGCCGTCGGCGGCGGCAATGCCGCCGGTCTCGCCCAGGCGGGTGACGCCGTTCCCGCCCACGATGCGCGCCTCACTCACGATGTCGCGCCCAGCGGCCAGAGTCACGTTGTTGCCGCTGATGGTGGAACCGCTGTTGCGAATGTCCTGGGCAGCGGCCAGTTGTACCGCGCCGCCCGTCAGGACGCCGCCGCCCGCATTATTGATATTGTCGGCGAGCATGGAAAGATTGTTGCCACGGATGGTGGAACCGCTGTTGGTCGCGGCGCCTGCGGTGATGCTGACATTGTTGG is a genomic window containing:
- a CDS encoding hemagglutinin repeat-containing protein; translated protein: MKRKGEARNVLLCAVLTAQLILLPVLGANVRAAGVTPDPNAAANKRPSMETAPNGVPVVNITAANGSGLSHNQYHDFNVHQQGLILNNSSGAANSQLGGIVAGNPNFHGNRGAEARTILNEVTSANRSRIEGYIEVNGRAADVILANPNGVTVNGGGFINVPRATITTGKPEVDPGGALRGYEVRQGDIRIEGAGINADNTDAFTLLARTAHVEAQVRASSLAVVTGKNSVAADGTVTPLADPSPAPADPGNPAAEEKPEVGIDSSALGGMYANRITLIATEKGVGVNLEGTVQSADQMVITADGKLRLREAVSGGDAVLAGKGDIELTGAAVTAARDLTVTADNLRLEKGVFEPQYEARKAKKQAGSVTAGAASAPASGPTDPTPEPELEKSSLLYAGGDMLLTTARELLNEQSEIRAEGSLRIADADGQGNNSVRNSSGTMAAGKDLSISAKTLENTRSILNIRRDASSWHVRSWDDNFRWGDRKEKWWDYHELNAAQDSLIEATMASVISADGNISIAVDSFLNSASHMAAGKNLDIFAATSLRNQSYALYKSEYEHVSYCHDDEDGDLDHYHDPQTFVRREVLTPYSASLTAEDTLTITGAALQNLADVSYAAPLTNKDPASLEEAVTVLSDSALFHTVSGPGHHYLIETNPMLTNMGLFYGSDYFLSRIGLDQDRQQVVLLGDAFYETRLVQQQIMDATGQRFLNGYSSDADQMRGLMDNAVAQASELKLAAGVALTSTQVAALTDDIVWLVEQEVNGQKVMVPQVYLASNSKNAVITGGSLVAANNVSITAGAATNSGSTIRGNNLSMLADNINNAGGGVLTGGAVQLAAAQDIRNSGSTISGNNVTLAAGRDIVSEARIVGGNGVTRLGETGGIAAADGLQMLAGRDVTLAGSQLAAGGDARVSAGRDVNVTTVTTGSSFHGYHLDEDITTHHGSSVVVGGNLQMTAGNDLTVAGSGVAAGGDATLAAGRNLSVTAVQDVFKQEIRGSSSNGLLGSSSSRRNEERVTSKAATVTAGGNLNLLAGASISGAPAQTGHASVVGSNLASVKDLTVAASGNVNVASAQDTYFYSYSKSSTGALGLSSSSKKEGKATVTQVESNLIGRNVTLDAGKSVSVTASNLAAVDNINLTARDGDVAVVDGKNQSTSWYYKKQTGFGLGGGGSFTSFYGTEGKKEQSAGSTSKGSALAAGQDITLTASRDAAIVGSSLSAGNNVTINAGRDANILGGANTSSHSKEKFASGFGVEGILGLDKTSFFMGYQETAKGNAKANTQNAASQVTANNNITVNAGQNVNMSGSRLAAAQDLNMAAGKDINLLQATDTASASAYEKTLRAGLSLTLEQNLTSNAQQVYQNAKTAVEANGLLDSAQSGFKAVNGVGQTLTNSSTSASLTLGVNASQSSSESHATTAVPTELAAGQDMNLTAGQDLTMQGTQAQAGKDMTLVAGRDLNIHAAVSTADSDSQNSSWGASVGLKATVSKNGPAFGLSADGQLGMGWSDNEGTFYHNAKVTAGEKLTTVSGQDTTVAGGNLTGKDVDMTVGRNLTVASKQDTGEGSSGQFTVSAGATVGYGADLELPGLSNAADAAKSITPKAGLTVGNGSAEKRWVTEQSSILGTDSVTIRTEKNTHVAGAIIAALNDNLKLDTGTLSYENLHGVDNSSNTSWGVNWVNQFKWNEKNGQSEDVGKEDGSATLNPQKNSESNDGKIEIPHFAWVDGILNGQDALQSGWKKVKEKLMFSPGAYSHQSTEKTQIAYATIGKGEIIVRDNPGQSLGGLNRDQNKTTSESQSVTNINYKAAFTYVDDVIAMQGIPYALKDANEMWEDPKNFLGNQWVNVQNAFTGLKTSFSQLWDKLSGKKEQLEPSQPTPPIGNNPQQQGKGG